A window from Streptomyces sp. NBC_00271 encodes these proteins:
- a CDS encoding cysteine hydrolase family protein: MTTLPDRPNTALLVIDVQNGVVAGAHRRDEVVANIDTLVGKARAEDVPVVWVQHSDDQLKRDSESWQYVPELVRRDAEPLVHKNYGDSFEDTDLEALLAERGVGRLVVTGAQTDMCIRSTLHGAFVRGYDVTLVGDAHTTEDLSAYGAPPPEQVIAHTNLYWTWQSAPGRRGGTVGTADVSFEAVVED, from the coding sequence ATGACGACTCTTCCCGATCGGCCGAACACCGCCCTGCTCGTCATCGACGTCCAGAACGGGGTGGTGGCGGGCGCGCACCGGCGCGACGAGGTGGTCGCGAACATCGACACCCTGGTCGGCAAGGCTCGCGCGGAGGACGTGCCGGTGGTGTGGGTGCAGCACTCGGACGACCAGCTCAAGCGCGACAGCGAGAGCTGGCAGTACGTGCCGGAACTGGTCCGCCGCGATGCCGAGCCCCTCGTCCACAAGAACTACGGCGACTCGTTCGAGGACACCGACCTCGAGGCGCTGCTCGCCGAGCGCGGGGTGGGCCGGCTGGTCGTCACGGGCGCGCAGACCGACATGTGCATCCGTTCCACCCTGCACGGGGCCTTCGTACGCGGGTACGACGTGACGTTGGTCGGTGACGCACACACGACGGAGGACCTCAGCGCGTACGGCGCGCCGCCGCCGGAGCAGGTGATCGCGCACACCAACCTCTACTGGACGTGGCAGAGCGCACCCGGGCGGCGCGGGGGCACCGTCGGCACGGCGGACGTGTCCTTCGAGGCGGTCGTCGAGGACTGA
- a CDS encoding TetR/AcrR family transcriptional regulator — MNGAARTSTRDIARAAVRAELAQVAFELFRREGFENVTANDLAAAAGVSRSTFLRYFGTKEDAVLDAVDAQGGRIADALRARPAGEDDWTALRHALGTVVEHHRQDPAGALALSRLIMKTPALCTRSMEKQNGWRPVIAEALAERAGPSRPSALGPLVRAAAAVDCLNIAVNHWTDSDGTLDLDDLIDEAFAALASR, encoded by the coding sequence GTGAACGGAGCAGCGCGTACGAGCACGAGGGACATCGCACGGGCCGCCGTCCGGGCCGAGTTGGCCCAGGTGGCCTTCGAGCTGTTCCGTCGCGAGGGCTTCGAGAACGTCACCGCCAACGACCTGGCCGCGGCGGCCGGGGTGTCCCGCAGCACCTTCCTGCGCTACTTCGGCACCAAGGAGGACGCGGTCCTCGACGCGGTGGACGCCCAGGGCGGACGGATCGCCGACGCGCTGCGCGCCCGCCCGGCCGGCGAGGACGACTGGACGGCGCTGCGACACGCCCTGGGCACGGTCGTCGAGCACCACCGGCAGGACCCGGCCGGCGCGCTCGCGCTGTCCCGTCTGATCATGAAGACCCCCGCGCTGTGCACGCGCAGCATGGAGAAGCAGAACGGCTGGCGCCCGGTCATCGCCGAGGCCCTCGCCGAGCGCGCGGGCCCCTCGCGGCCCTCGGCCCTGGGCCCGCTGGTGCGGGCCGCCGCCGCGGTCGACTGTCTGAACATCGCCGTCAACCACTGGACCGACTCCGACGGCACCCTCGACCTCGACGATCTGATCGACGAGGCCTTCGCCGCACTCGCATCGCGCTAG
- a CDS encoding NADPH-dependent F420 reductase, which produces MTKTLGLIGSGMIGGGLARLAVAAGLDVVLSNSRGPQTLTGLVAELGGHARAATPEEAARAGDLVVATVPLKAYDRLPAAALAGKVVIDTMNHYPDRDGRIADLDAGGPTSSALVQRHLADSRVVKAFNSIDFRRLFLSARPSGAPDRSALPLAGDDAAAKARVAELLDALGYDAVDIGTLADSWRSEPGTPVYVQPYLAARPEGLSQEEAQRWFFETPGVPVPADRVKELTDAAVRRPAGEARATLARD; this is translated from the coding sequence GTGACGAAGACCCTTGGACTCATCGGCAGCGGCATGATCGGCGGCGGGCTGGCCCGCCTCGCCGTGGCGGCCGGACTGGACGTCGTACTCAGCAACTCGCGCGGACCGCAGACACTCACCGGCCTCGTCGCCGAACTCGGCGGGCACGCGCGCGCGGCCACCCCCGAGGAGGCCGCCCGCGCCGGTGACCTGGTGGTGGCGACCGTGCCGCTGAAGGCCTACGACCGGTTGCCCGCGGCGGCTCTCGCGGGCAAGGTCGTGATCGACACCATGAACCACTACCCGGACCGCGACGGCCGCATCGCCGATCTGGACGCGGGCGGGCCGACCTCCAGCGCCCTGGTCCAGCGCCACCTGGCCGACTCCCGAGTGGTCAAGGCGTTCAACAGCATCGACTTCCGGCGCCTGTTCCTCTCCGCCCGGCCCTCCGGCGCCCCCGACCGTAGCGCCCTGCCCCTCGCCGGTGACGACGCGGCCGCCAAGGCGCGGGTGGCCGAGTTGCTGGACGCCCTCGGGTACGACGCGGTGGACATCGGCACGCTCGCCGACAGTTGGCGCAGCGAGCCGGGCACCCCGGTCTACGTGCAGCCCTACCTCGCGGCGCGGCCCGAGGGGCTGAGCCAGGAGGAGGCACAGCGCTGGTTCTTCGAGACCCCGGGCGTTCCGGTGCCCGCCGACCGGGTCAAGGAGCTGACCGACGCGGCCGTACGGCGCCCGGCGGGCGAAGCCCGGGCCACCCTCGCCCGCGACTGA
- a CDS encoding GTP-binding protein, translated as MAGSDPAARGTSAPDAPPAPDAVKILIAGGFGVGKTTMVGAVSEIVPLRTEEPLTSAGLNVDDLDGIEAKRATTVALDFGRITLSPELVLYLFGTPGQQRFWFMWNDLAIGALGAVVLIDVRRPESSFAAIDFFERRGIPFVVGVNGFHGQHPYTPEEIRDALALPKRTPVLLCDARERGSCRDVLITLIDELIASSIHN; from the coding sequence TTGGCCGGCTCTGACCCCGCCGCGCGCGGGACTTCGGCACCCGACGCACCCCCCGCTCCCGACGCGGTCAAGATACTGATCGCCGGAGGGTTCGGCGTCGGCAAGACGACCATGGTCGGGGCGGTCAGCGAGATCGTCCCGCTGCGCACCGAGGAACCCCTCACCTCCGCCGGTCTGAACGTCGACGACCTCGACGGCATCGAGGCGAAGCGGGCCACCACCGTGGCCCTGGACTTCGGGCGGATCACCCTCAGCCCCGAACTGGTCCTGTACCTCTTCGGCACCCCGGGCCAGCAGCGGTTCTGGTTCATGTGGAACGACCTCGCGATCGGCGCCCTGGGCGCCGTGGTCCTCATCGACGTCCGCAGGCCGGAGTCCAGTTTCGCCGCCATCGACTTCTTCGAGCGGCGCGGCATTCCCTTCGTCGTCGGCGTCAACGGCTTCCACGGGCAGCACCCGTACACCCCCGAGGAGATCCGCGACGCCCTGGCCCTGCCGAAACGGACCCCCGTGCTGCTCTGCGACGCCCGTGAGCGCGGGTCGTGCCGGGACGTACTGATCACTCTGATCGACGAGTTGATCGCTTCGTCCATCCACAACTGA
- a CDS encoding DUF742 domain-containing protein, with protein sequence MSEGDAAGRLVRPFTLTGGRTRPSRADFTLITSVTAVDPPPEGATRPQPEHARILRLCAKPIVVAELAAELDLPVSVVVILLCDLLEAGRITVQAPRLVSRTPDLDLLQKVRDGLGRL encoded by the coding sequence GTGAGCGAAGGCGACGCGGCCGGCCGACTGGTACGGCCGTTCACGCTGACTGGAGGCCGCACCCGGCCCAGCCGCGCCGACTTCACCCTCATCACGTCGGTGACCGCGGTGGATCCGCCGCCCGAGGGCGCCACCCGGCCGCAGCCCGAGCACGCCCGGATCCTGCGGCTGTGCGCGAAGCCCATCGTGGTGGCGGAACTCGCCGCCGAACTCGACCTGCCGGTGAGCGTGGTCGTGATCCTGCTCTGCGATCTGCTGGAGGCGGGCCGGATCACCGTCCAGGCTCCGCGTCTCGTCTCCCGTACCCCGGACCTGGACCTGCTGCAGAAAGTGAGGGACGGCCTTGGCCGGCTCTGA
- a CDS encoding roadblock/LC7 domain-containing protein: protein MTRPSTATHSQLDQLLTGLVERVADVNHAVVLSEDGLVVSKSTAFVRDDAERLAATASGLMSLSKGVSMDFRGGPVRQALIEMRDSYLILTAAGPGAHLAVLTNQGADVGVVAYQMNMLVKKIGEHLRAAPRAGVAAAADNGE from the coding sequence ATGACACGCCCCAGCACCGCCACACACAGCCAGCTCGACCAGCTGCTCACCGGACTGGTGGAACGGGTCGCCGATGTGAACCACGCCGTCGTGCTCTCCGAGGACGGACTGGTCGTCAGCAAGTCCACGGCGTTCGTCCGCGACGACGCCGAACGGCTGGCGGCGACCGCGTCCGGCCTGATGAGCCTCAGCAAGGGCGTCAGCATGGACTTCCGCGGCGGTCCGGTGCGCCAGGCGCTGATCGAGATGCGCGACAGCTATCTGATCCTCACCGCCGCGGGCCCCGGCGCCCATCTCGCCGTGCTCACCAACCAGGGCGCGGACGTCGGCGTGGTGGCGTACCAGATGAACATGCTGGTGAAGAAGATCGGCGAGCACCTCAGGGCAGCACCTCGTGCGGGCGTCGCCGCCGCGGCCGACAACGGCGAGTGA
- a CDS encoding sensor histidine kinase gives MSPRTGARRRLGSIRLSLILLALVPSVTLAAMWGVTTTQIFSEGLRLREQTGLSRSTGAMGTEATLALQQERSLSAAWMASPHGSRAALDRQRRRTDVAVAKLVRRSEDFKNAPARIGDRMYSVIASVGSLEYYRGQVDHPTDITAQQALDQYTSIIGDQIQAFQELSQVDDGDLTSQAGPLITVGNAAELVAQEDAEIALAWPSGKLDEQSWQEFAQRVDVRRWVFQSQVLNSLHGTVKDQVERVLQSQDWKTLETVEDQIIAARTAHGRVARTVDLPDAHARWNTALGRISDQYTNLIQQQTTQLLDRSADKAHSLLIKAAALSAGGLVALLVCVVMSWRITRSLSRRLRGLRMATLSLAEERLPDVVTRLNRGEKVDVESATPPLDYGEDELGQVAKAFNTAQRTAVYTAVELADTRRGFQKVILGIARQSQNLVNLQLSKLDALEREHQDPGILKGLYELDSTASQLRRYEENLVIISGEQPRRSWTEPVALIDILRSAVGEVAQYQRVDVHTDDEVYVSPPAVADVIHLLAELIDNATTYSPAPSPVGVRAAMVAKGLAVEIEDRGLGLSEEDYTAFNAQLAVAPQFDVVALADDLRLGMFVIARLATRHGIAVTLRSSPYGGTTAIVLIPHDIVVRETPDSPAADAEVAVPAGVVAAKGSADDAVPERRPHERAEEAAPSARARTTDSAAPRSGPAQGAAGRDGLAPLPRRVPQTSLATELREEAAPAEADDKDATDLADFTAERAASSLAGFQRGTLRARDDEELSYDHGGEEPSYDHGEDPAPTQPADRSWTPPADRS, from the coding sequence ATGTCTCCACGGACCGGTGCCCGGCGCCGTCTCGGCTCCATACGTCTCTCCCTGATCCTGCTGGCGCTGGTCCCCAGCGTCACTCTCGCCGCCATGTGGGGTGTGACGACGACGCAGATCTTCTCGGAGGGGCTGCGACTGCGCGAACAGACGGGACTGAGCCGGTCGACGGGTGCCATGGGCACCGAGGCGACGCTCGCGCTGCAACAGGAGCGCAGCCTGTCGGCCGCCTGGATGGCCTCGCCGCACGGTTCCCGGGCCGCCCTGGACCGGCAGCGCAGGCGCACGGACGTCGCGGTCGCGAAACTGGTGCGCCGGTCCGAGGACTTCAAGAACGCGCCCGCCCGGATCGGCGACCGGATGTACTCGGTCATCGCCTCGGTGGGAAGCCTGGAGTACTACCGGGGACAGGTGGACCACCCCACCGACATCACCGCCCAGCAGGCCCTGGACCAGTACACCTCGATCATCGGCGACCAGATCCAGGCCTTCCAGGAACTCTCCCAGGTCGACGACGGCGACCTCACCTCGCAGGCGGGGCCGCTGATCACGGTGGGGAACGCGGCGGAGCTGGTCGCCCAGGAGGACGCCGAGATCGCGCTGGCCTGGCCCTCGGGAAAGCTCGACGAGCAGTCGTGGCAGGAGTTCGCCCAGCGGGTCGACGTGCGCCGCTGGGTTTTCCAGAGCCAGGTCCTCAACTCGCTGCACGGCACCGTGAAGGACCAGGTCGAACGGGTCCTCCAGAGCCAGGACTGGAAGACCCTGGAGACCGTCGAGGACCAGATCATCGCGGCCCGGACGGCTCACGGCCGGGTGGCCAGGACGGTCGACCTGCCCGACGCGCACGCCCGTTGGAACACCGCGCTCGGCAGGATCTCCGACCAGTACACGAACCTGATCCAGCAGCAGACCACGCAACTGCTCGACCGCAGCGCCGACAAGGCGCACAGCCTGCTGATCAAGGCGGCCGCGCTGAGCGCCGGCGGACTCGTCGCCCTGCTGGTGTGCGTCGTGATGTCCTGGCGCATCACCCGCTCCCTCTCCCGGCGGCTGCGCGGTCTCAGGATGGCCACGCTCAGCCTCGCCGAGGAACGGCTGCCCGACGTGGTCACCCGGCTGAACCGGGGCGAAAAGGTCGACGTGGAGTCCGCCACCCCGCCCCTGGACTACGGCGAGGACGAACTCGGCCAGGTGGCCAAGGCGTTCAACACCGCCCAGCGCACGGCGGTGTACACCGCGGTGGAACTCGCCGACACCCGACGCGGCTTCCAGAAGGTGATCCTCGGCATCGCCCGGCAGAGCCAGAACCTGGTCAACCTTCAGCTCAGCAAGCTCGACGCGCTGGAACGCGAGCACCAGGACCCCGGGATCCTCAAGGGCCTGTACGAACTCGATTCCACCGCCAGCCAGCTCCGCCGCTACGAGGAGAACCTCGTCATCATCAGCGGCGAGCAGCCCCGGCGCAGCTGGACCGAACCGGTCGCGCTGATCGACATCCTGCGCAGCGCCGTCGGTGAGGTCGCCCAGTACCAGCGGGTGGACGTGCACACCGACGACGAGGTGTACGTGAGCCCGCCCGCGGTGGCCGACGTCATCCATCTGCTGGCCGAACTCATCGACAACGCGACCACCTACTCCCCCGCGCCCAGCCCGGTGGGGGTGCGGGCCGCGATGGTGGCCAAGGGACTGGCCGTCGAGATCGAGGACCGGGGCCTGGGCCTGTCCGAGGAGGACTACACCGCGTTCAACGCCCAGTTGGCGGTGGCCCCGCAGTTCGACGTGGTGGCACTCGCCGACGACCTGCGGCTCGGCATGTTCGTGATCGCGCGGCTCGCCACCCGGCACGGCATCGCCGTCACCCTGCGCTCCTCGCCGTACGGCGGGACCACCGCGATCGTGCTGATCCCGCACGACATCGTGGTCCGCGAGACCCCCGACTCCCCCGCCGCCGACGCGGAGGTCGCGGTACCGGCGGGGGTCGTGGCGGCGAAGGGCTCCGCCGACGACGCGGTCCCGGAGCGCCGGCCCCATGAACGTGCGGAGGAGGCAGCCCCCTCCGCCCGGGCCCGCACGACCGACTCCGCCGCGCCCCGCTCCGGCCCCGCTCAGGGCGCCGCCGGCCGCGACGGACTTGCTCCGCTGCCGCGCCGGGTGCCGCAGACCAGCCTGGCCACGGAGCTGCGGGAGGAGGCGGCGCCCGCCGAGGCCGACGACAAGGACGCCACCGACCTCGCCGACTTCACCGCGGAACGCGCCGCCTCCTCACTCGCGGGCTTCCAGCGCGGGACGCTCCGGGCCCGCGACGACGAGGAGCTGTCGTACGACCACGGTGGCGAGGAACCGTCGTACGACCACGGGGAGGACCCGGCCCCGACCCAGCCCGCAGACCGCTCGTGGACTCCGCCCGCCGACCGCTCGTGA
- a CDS encoding substrate-binding domain-containing protein: MNMSPTPHHFPGSPHRAALVAAVTAACLLAAGCSGSGGSNDTSDASAGKAGTGRIKVALITHGARGDAFWELVRKGAQAAATKDNIDLTYASDSEAAAQASLVRDAIRDRVDGIALTLAKPEAMQSAVSAAKAAGIPVVGLNSGIDAWKSEGLLEYFGQDESVAGRATGDKLDELKAKHALCVIHEQGNIALEARCAGVKKTFGGETDLLYVNGTDMDAVGAAVTAKLRQDPSVDEVVMLGAQFALAAVKSVKAAGSKAQVATFDLNSGLVKSVQNGDVQFAVDQQPYLQGYLAVDSLWLYHSNGNFSGGGTAPVLTGPAFVTKENVASVAKFAANGTR; encoded by the coding sequence ATGAACATGTCCCCCACACCTCACCACTTCCCCGGATCCCCGCACCGCGCCGCCCTTGTCGCCGCCGTCACCGCGGCCTGTCTGCTCGCCGCCGGCTGCTCCGGCTCCGGCGGCTCGAACGACACGAGCGACGCCTCGGCGGGCAAGGCGGGCACCGGCCGGATCAAGGTCGCCCTGATCACCCACGGCGCCCGCGGAGACGCGTTCTGGGAACTGGTGCGCAAGGGCGCACAGGCGGCGGCCACCAAGGACAACATCGACCTCACGTACGCGAGCGACTCCGAGGCCGCCGCCCAAGCGAGCCTGGTGCGGGACGCGATCCGCGACCGGGTGGACGGCATCGCGCTGACGCTGGCCAAGCCGGAGGCGATGCAGAGCGCGGTCAGCGCGGCCAAGGCGGCGGGGATACCGGTGGTCGGTCTCAACTCCGGGATCGACGCCTGGAAGTCCGAGGGCCTGCTGGAGTACTTCGGCCAGGACGAGAGCGTCGCGGGCCGGGCCACCGGCGACAAACTGGACGAGCTCAAGGCCAAGCACGCCCTGTGTGTCATCCACGAACAGGGCAACATCGCCCTGGAGGCCCGCTGCGCCGGGGTGAAGAAGACGTTCGGCGGCGAGACCGACCTGCTCTATGTGAACGGCACCGACATGGACGCGGTGGGCGCCGCCGTCACGGCCAAACTGCGCCAGGACCCGAGCGTCGACGAAGTCGTCATGCTGGGCGCGCAGTTCGCGCTCGCCGCGGTGAAGTCGGTGAAGGCCGCGGGCAGCAAGGCCCAGGTCGCCACCTTCGACCTCAACAGCGGTCTGGTGAAGTCCGTGCAGAACGGGGATGTGCAGTTCGCGGTGGATCAGCAGCCCTATCTCCAGGGCTATCTGGCCGTGGACTCGCTCTGGCTCTACCACTCCAACGGCAACTTCAGCGGCGGCGGGACCGCTCCCGTGCTCACCGGCCCCGCGTTCGTCACCAAGGAGAACGTCGCCTCGGTCGCGAAGTTCGCGGCGAACGGGACCCGCTGA
- a CDS encoding cupin gives MTREVSAVRAVLRTGVTGAAVVGLSAMSLVAGTAYATPSGPGVTATVLYRTTVGNTDYTLREITIPPGQSTGWHYHDGPLYGLVKKGTLSHFDATCAQDGSYPAGRTITEPPGPAHVHIGRNEGSVPVVLDVLYVLPHGSPFSEDAPNPGCDFQ, from the coding sequence ATGACGCGTGAGGTTTCCGCTGTCCGTGCCGTGCTGCGTACGGGAGTGACGGGCGCCGCGGTCGTCGGCCTGTCGGCCATGTCGCTGGTCGCCGGGACCGCGTACGCGACTCCGTCCGGCCCCGGTGTCACCGCGACGGTGCTTTACCGGACCACCGTGGGGAACACGGACTACACGCTTCGGGAGATCACCATCCCGCCCGGCCAGAGCACCGGTTGGCACTACCACGACGGTCCCCTCTACGGCCTCGTGAAGAAGGGCACCCTGAGCCACTTCGACGCCACCTGCGCGCAGGACGGCTCCTACCCGGCCGGCCGTACGATCACCGAACCCCCGGGTCCCGCCCATGTGCACATCGGCCGCAACGAGGGCTCGGTCCCCGTCGTCCTGGACGTGCTGTACGTCCTGCCCCACGGCTCGCCGTTCTCGGAGGACGCGCCCAACCCGGGCTGCGACTTCCAGTAG